A single window of Synechococcus sp. CBW1004 DNA harbors:
- a CDS encoding tetratricopeptide repeat protein — translation MRTLPLAAAVLLTGAAPARALVPYVYLPPTREMQAAGLGIAQAAARLLRLGQADDAARLAELTVRLLPEDPRGWVLLAEAQLRSNNLDQAQVALERAKRLDPSNPGIWFAEGSLALRNGRPSEALSLLRRGLELDPKNAGAYFDLGNAHIQLGESGPALASFERASALRRDFWEAINNQGLVLYESGRSSEAIKRWRRVLAIKPDAAEPTLALAAALYETSPQNRAEALQLAEKALAADPNYVVESFQKEQLWGPKLRATTTRLLAEPALKTAVDRANANASGSSEQDGEEP, via the coding sequence ATGCGCACGCTCCCTCTGGCGGCGGCTGTCTTGCTGACCGGCGCGGCCCCGGCCCGGGCCCTGGTGCCCTACGTGTATCTGCCCCCCACCAGGGAGATGCAGGCGGCCGGCCTGGGGATCGCCCAGGCCGCGGCACGGCTCCTGCGGTTGGGCCAGGCCGATGACGCGGCGCGGCTCGCGGAACTGACAGTGCGGCTGCTGCCGGAAGATCCGCGCGGCTGGGTCCTGCTGGCAGAGGCACAGCTGCGCAGCAACAACCTCGACCAGGCCCAGGTGGCCCTGGAGCGGGCGAAACGGCTCGATCCCTCCAACCCGGGCATCTGGTTCGCGGAGGGATCGCTCGCCCTCCGCAACGGCAGACCCTCCGAAGCTCTGAGCCTGCTGCGGCGCGGCCTGGAACTCGATCCGAAGAACGCCGGCGCCTACTTCGACCTGGGCAACGCCCACATCCAACTGGGTGAGAGCGGACCGGCCCTGGCCTCCTTTGAGCGGGCCAGTGCCCTGCGGCGCGATTTCTGGGAGGCAATCAACAACCAGGGGCTGGTGCTGTACGAAAGCGGCCGCAGCAGCGAGGCGATCAAGCGCTGGCGGCGGGTGCTGGCGATCAAGCCGGATGCCGCCGAACCCACTCTGGCCCTGGCCGCAGCTCTCTACGAAACCTCGCCCCAGAACCGGGCCGAAGCGCTGCAGCTGGCCGAGAAGGCCCTGGCCGCCGATCCGAACTACGTCGTTGAATCCTTCCAGAAGGAGCAGCTGTGGGGGCCGAAGCTGCGGGCCACCACCACACGCCTGCTGGCTGAGCCTGCCCTCAAGACGGCGGTGGATCGGGCCAATGCCAACGCCAGCGGCAGCAGCGAGCAGGACGGCGAGGAGCCCTGA
- a CDS encoding DNA topoisomerase (ATP-hydrolyzing) subunit A has protein sequence MAEERSGQRPDEGNSNGSDRIEAIALHQEMQRSYLEYAMSVIVGRALPDARDGLKPVQRRILYAMHELGLTPDRPYRKCARVVGDVLGKYHPHGDQAVYDALVRLVQTFASRHPLLDGHGNFGSVDDDPPAAMRYTETRLAPIANEALLDEIGNETVDFAPNFDGSQQEPTVLPAQLPFLLLNGCTGIAVGMATNIPPHNLGEVVDALIALIRKPDLSDEKLLQLVPGPDFPTGGEVLIGAGLRETYLTGRGSIPMRGVAHIEEVQPGKGRHRRGAVVITELPYQLSKAGWIEKLAEQVNDGRISGIADIRDESDRDGMRVVVEVRRDANAEMVLAELMRRTALQSNFGAILLALVNGQPVQLSLRRLLQEFLSYRELTLIRRTSHALRRCEERLEVVQGLIVALDALQEVIAMITAAPDAASARASLQVRLDLSERQADAVLAMPLRRLTGLEQEGLRREAEQLAEERARLCHLLDDRGTLLDTMVSELRGLKKRYATPRRTRLVEGGDALVAQRAAAVRPNVELQRQQARQALGSDSRLLIQADGLVRIVSPAQLGRLHLEDMAELGDQPAPARLILPTAAAPAVLAFSTDGRVAPLRWEFAGQQPGSLERFLPESLSGASVAQIMVLPQGDGLSLGLLSSDGRFKRLPLEEFQELSSRASTVLKLKEGVSLRRVVVCRDEQDLVVAGSSGRLLRLAVNEANLPLMGRTAQGPMLLRLLPDEEVVGAACGSSGSSVLLVSRTGRLKRLRLDGLRLCQRGDLGQIGLRLPDRSDRLVDLCGDGSPLIGVRLAGTEGRSLRLELSGLAEQDAAGEGQDLPLATGDAVRELVPLISG, from the coding sequence ATGGCCGAGGAGCGTTCCGGGCAGCGGCCCGACGAAGGCAACAGCAACGGCAGCGACCGGATCGAGGCCATCGCGCTCCACCAGGAGATGCAGCGCTCCTATCTGGAGTACGCGATGAGCGTCATCGTGGGGCGCGCCCTGCCGGACGCCCGCGATGGCCTCAAACCCGTGCAACGGCGCATCCTCTACGCCATGCACGAGCTTGGGCTGACCCCGGATCGCCCCTACCGCAAGTGCGCCCGCGTCGTCGGCGACGTGCTGGGCAAGTACCACCCCCACGGCGACCAGGCGGTCTACGACGCCCTGGTGCGGCTGGTGCAGACCTTCGCCAGCCGCCATCCGCTGCTCGATGGCCACGGCAACTTCGGCTCGGTCGATGACGACCCGCCGGCGGCGATGCGCTACACGGAGACCCGCCTGGCGCCGATCGCCAACGAGGCTCTGCTCGATGAGATCGGCAACGAGACGGTCGACTTCGCGCCCAACTTCGACGGCTCGCAGCAGGAACCGACGGTGCTGCCGGCCCAGCTGCCGTTCCTGTTGCTCAACGGCTGCACCGGCATCGCCGTGGGCATGGCCACCAACATCCCCCCCCACAACCTGGGGGAGGTGGTCGACGCCCTGATCGCCCTGATCCGCAAGCCCGACCTCAGCGACGAGAAGCTGCTGCAGCTGGTGCCAGGCCCTGACTTTCCCACCGGTGGCGAGGTGCTCATCGGCGCCGGCCTGCGCGAGACCTATCTGACCGGGCGGGGGAGCATCCCGATGCGCGGCGTGGCCCACATCGAGGAGGTGCAGCCCGGCAAGGGTCGCCATCGCCGCGGTGCCGTGGTGATCACCGAATTGCCGTACCAGCTGAGCAAGGCCGGCTGGATCGAGAAGCTGGCGGAACAGGTGAACGACGGCAGGATCAGTGGCATCGCCGACATCCGCGACGAAAGCGACCGCGACGGAATGCGGGTCGTGGTGGAGGTGCGCCGCGACGCCAATGCCGAGATGGTGCTGGCCGAACTGATGCGCCGCACCGCCCTGCAGAGCAACTTCGGCGCGATCCTGCTGGCGCTGGTCAACGGGCAGCCCGTGCAGCTGAGCCTGCGCCGACTGCTGCAGGAATTCCTGAGCTACCGGGAGCTCACCCTGATCCGGCGCACCAGCCACGCGCTGCGCCGCTGCGAGGAACGGCTCGAGGTGGTGCAGGGCCTGATCGTGGCGCTCGACGCACTGCAGGAGGTGATCGCGATGATCACCGCCGCCCCCGACGCCGCCTCGGCACGGGCCAGCCTGCAGGTGCGTCTCGACCTGAGTGAACGTCAGGCCGATGCCGTGCTGGCGATGCCGCTGCGGCGGCTCACGGGACTGGAGCAGGAGGGCCTGCGCCGAGAAGCGGAGCAGCTGGCGGAGGAGCGTGCACGGCTGTGTCATCTTCTCGATGACAGAGGCACCCTGCTGGACACAATGGTGTCGGAACTGCGCGGACTGAAGAAGCGCTACGCCACCCCCCGACGGACACGGCTTGTGGAGGGAGGTGACGCCCTGGTGGCCCAGCGGGCTGCGGCCGTGCGGCCGAACGTCGAGCTGCAGCGTCAGCAGGCCCGCCAGGCCCTGGGCAGCGACAGCCGGCTGCTCATCCAGGCCGATGGCCTGGTGCGGATCGTCTCGCCGGCCCAGCTGGGGCGCCTGCACCTGGAGGACATGGCCGAGCTGGGCGATCAGCCGGCCCCCGCACGGCTGATCCTGCCCACGGCGGCGGCTCCGGCGGTGCTCGCCTTCAGCACCGATGGCCGGGTGGCGCCGCTGCGCTGGGAGTTCGCCGGCCAGCAGCCCGGCAGCCTGGAGCGCTTCCTGCCGGAGAGCCTCAGCGGCGCGAGCGTGGCACAGATCATGGTGCTGCCCCAGGGGGATGGCCTCAGCCTCGGGCTGCTGAGCAGTGACGGCCGCTTCAAGCGCCTGCCGCTCGAGGAGTTCCAGGAGCTCTCGAGCCGTGCCAGCACCGTGCTCAAGCTCAAGGAGGGCGTCAGCCTCCGGCGCGTGGTCGTCTGCCGCGACGAGCAGGACCTGGTGGTGGCCGGCAGCAGCGGCCGGCTGCTGCGCCTGGCGGTCAACGAGGCCAACCTGCCGTTGATGGGTCGCACCGCCCAGGGCCCGATGCTGCTGCGGCTGCTGCCCGATGAGGAGGTGGTCGGGGCGGCCTGCGGCAGCTCAGGCAGCAGCGTGTTGCTGGTGAGCCGCACAGGACGGTTGAAGCGGCTGCGGCTGGACGGGCTGCGGCTCTGCCAGCGCGGCGATCTGGGTCAGATCGGTCTGCGCCTGCCGGATCGCAGCGACCGGCTGGTGGACCTCTGCGGCGACGGCTCACCACTGATCGGCGTGCGACTGGCCGGCACCGAAGGCCGCAGCCTGCGACTGGAGCTGTCGGGCCTCGCCGAGCAGGATGCGGCCGGCGAAGGCCAGGATCTGCCGCTGGCAACCGGTGATGCCGTGCGGGAGCTGGTGCCGCTGATCAGCGGCTGA
- a CDS encoding glycosyltransferase family 4 protein, protein MRIAFLDSWLQDSACGSGTAVAIGGLAAALIRRGHTVERLVPRGLWPRSLLLRRLWFNLTLPARFGRGGEADSYDLIVGFDIDGVRLAGSSPAPYACSIKGVLAEESRCERGWPRRMLAGLALLERRNARRAPLVLSTSRYCIDRIRHHYGVPVQRLALVPEGIDLELWQSSTDPAALADLDARREPFTVLCVARQYPRKRIVDLIDAFATVSACEPRARLVVIGDGPEHTTLSQRVRTLGLDRSVRLLGALPDDADVRAWYGRASVFCLPSEQEGFGIVFLEAMASGLPVVSTTAAAIPEVVPDGEVGLLVPPRDPAALAEALLRLLQDPALRARLRDAGRLHAGRYGWDRVADRFLEAVAPLLAVSPPIRD, encoded by the coding sequence TTGCGCATCGCCTTCCTCGATTCCTGGCTGCAGGATTCCGCCTGCGGCAGCGGCACTGCCGTGGCCATCGGCGGCCTGGCTGCGGCTCTGATCCGCCGTGGCCACACGGTCGAGCGGCTGGTGCCGCGGGGCCTCTGGCCCCGTTCGCTGCTGCTGCGTCGCCTCTGGTTCAACCTCACCCTGCCGGCCCGCTTCGGTCGCGGTGGTGAGGCCGATTCCTACGACCTGATCGTCGGCTTCGACATCGATGGCGTGCGTCTGGCCGGTTCATCGCCAGCTCCCTACGCCTGCAGCATCAAGGGGGTTCTCGCGGAGGAATCCCGTTGTGAGCGTGGCTGGCCGCGGCGGATGCTGGCGGGTCTGGCCCTGCTGGAGCGGCGCAATGCCCGGCGGGCTCCGTTGGTGCTGTCCACCAGCCGTTACTGCATCGACCGCATCCGCCACCACTACGGCGTGCCCGTCCAGCGGCTGGCGCTGGTGCCCGAGGGCATTGATCTGGAGCTGTGGCAGTCCTCGACAGATCCGGCCGCTCTGGCGGACCTCGATGCCCGCCGTGAGCCGTTCACCGTGCTCTGTGTGGCCCGTCAGTATCCGCGCAAGCGCATCGTTGATCTGATCGACGCCTTCGCCACGGTGAGCGCCTGCGAGCCCCGTGCCCGGTTGGTGGTGATCGGCGATGGTCCCGAGCACACCACCCTGTCGCAACGCGTGCGGACCCTTGGTCTCGACCGGAGTGTCCGGTTGCTCGGCGCTCTGCCGGATGACGCCGACGTGCGTGCCTGGTATGGCCGCGCGTCCGTGTTCTGCCTGCCGTCGGAGCAGGAGGGATTCGGAATCGTGTTTCTCGAGGCGATGGCCAGCGGTCTGCCGGTGGTGAGCACCACCGCCGCGGCGATCCCTGAGGTGGTGCCCGATGGGGAGGTCGGCCTGCTGGTGCCTCCCCGCGATCCCGCCGCCCTGGCGGAGGCGTTGTTACGGCTGCTCCAGGATCCAGCGCTGCGGGCCCGCCTTCGTGACGCCGGCCGCCTGCATGCCGGGCGCTATGGCTGGGATCGGGTCGCCGATCGCTTCCTGGAGGCGGTGGCTCCGCTGCTAGCGGTCTCGCCCCCCATCCGCGACTGA
- the purF gene encoding amidophosphoribosyltransferase: MAAGQAVANLTYFGLYALQHRGQESAGIAVFEGEQVRLHKDMGLVSQVFDQDILERLGGTLAIGHNRYSTTGSSKVCNAQPVVLNTRLGPFALAHNGNLVNAGELRESLAHLSDEFTSTTDSELIAFALQQAVDGGLDWSAAIQAASARCRGAFSLVIGTPDGLFALRDGHGIRPLVFGHLGEPEQAQWVLSSETCGLDIIGAQFDDDVQPGELIHFRPGDPLPDRRRWIEEPAKLCVFEMIYFARPDSRFFGESLYSYRVRIGEVLARETPVPADIVIGVPDSGIPAAIGYSQVSGIPFGDGLIKNRYVGRTFIQPTQAMREAGIRVKLNPLPDVLAGKRVVVIDDSIVRGTTSRKLVQALRDAGATEVHMRISSPPVTHPCFYGIDTDTQDHLIAARLTLAEIERHLGVDSLAYLSKAGMVEAAQTHSGHFCTACFDGNYPIEMDESVRSSKLMLEPAGLAAAR, encoded by the coding sequence ATGGCGGCGGGCCAGGCGGTGGCCAACCTCACCTACTTCGGCCTCTACGCCCTGCAGCACCGGGGCCAGGAGTCGGCCGGCATCGCCGTGTTCGAGGGAGAGCAGGTGCGCCTGCACAAGGACATGGGCCTGGTCAGCCAGGTGTTCGATCAGGACATCCTCGAGCGCCTCGGCGGCACCCTTGCGATCGGCCACAACCGCTACTCCACCACCGGCAGCAGCAAGGTCTGCAACGCCCAGCCCGTGGTGCTGAACACCCGCCTCGGGCCCTTCGCCCTGGCCCACAACGGCAACCTCGTGAATGCCGGCGAACTGCGCGAGAGCCTGGCCCATCTCTCCGATGAATTCACCTCCACCACCGATTCGGAGCTGATCGCCTTTGCTCTCCAGCAGGCGGTGGATGGGGGGCTCGACTGGAGTGCCGCCATCCAGGCCGCCTCCGCCCGCTGCCGTGGTGCCTTCAGCCTCGTGATCGGCACGCCCGACGGGCTGTTTGCCCTCCGGGACGGCCATGGCATCCGGCCTCTGGTGTTCGGTCACCTCGGCGAGCCCGAGCAGGCCCAGTGGGTGCTGAGCAGCGAGACCTGCGGTCTCGACATCATCGGTGCCCAGTTCGATGACGATGTGCAGCCTGGTGAGCTCATCCACTTCCGCCCTGGTGATCCGCTCCCAGACCGCCGCCGCTGGATCGAGGAGCCGGCGAAGCTGTGCGTGTTCGAGATGATCTATTTCGCCCGGCCCGACAGCCGCTTCTTCGGCGAATCGCTGTACAGCTATCGCGTGCGTATCGGTGAGGTGCTGGCCCGGGAAACCCCCGTGCCGGCCGACATCGTCATCGGCGTGCCTGATTCCGGCATCCCTGCCGCGATCGGCTACTCGCAGGTGAGCGGCATTCCCTTCGGCGATGGCCTGATCAAGAACCGCTACGTGGGCCGCACCTTCATTCAGCCGACCCAGGCGATGCGCGAGGCCGGCATCCGGGTGAAGCTCAATCCCCTGCCCGATGTGCTCGCCGGCAAGCGGGTGGTGGTGATCGACGACTCGATCGTGCGCGGCACCACCAGCCGCAAGCTGGTGCAGGCCCTGCGCGATGCCGGAGCCACCGAGGTGCACATGCGCATCAGTTCACCGCCGGTCACCCATCCCTGCTTCTACGGCATCGACACCGACACCCAGGACCACCTGATCGCGGCAAGGCTGACGCTGGCGGAGATCGAGCGTCATCTGGGGGTGGATTCGCTCGCCTATCTGAGCAAGGCCGGCATGGTGGAGGCCGCCCAGACCCATTCGGGCCACTTCTGCACCGCCTGCTTCGACGGCAACTACCCGATCGAGATGGACGAGAGCGTGCGCTCCAGCAAGCTGATGCTTGAACCCGCCGGCCTGGCGGCGGCACGCTGA
- the purL gene encoding phosphoribosylformylglycinamidine synthase subunit PurL, producing MVSSFSSPFPVAEALKKEGLSQADYDEICRRLGRAPNRAELGMFGVMWSEHCCYRNSRPLLSQFPTSGPRILVGPGENAGVVDLGEGQRLAFKIESHNHPSAVEPFQGAATGVGGILRDIFTMGARPIALLNALRFGPLEDPRNVGLMEGVVAGIAHYGNCVGVPTVGGEVAFDASYSGNPLVNAMALGLMETEEIVCAGARGVGYPVVYVGSTTGRDGMGGASFASAELSEASLDDRPAVQVGDPFLEKGLIEACLEAFQSGDVVAAQDMGAAGLTCSCSEMAAKGGLGIELDLDKVPARESGMSAYEFLLSESQERMLFVVKPGREQDLMARFTRWGLQAAVVGRVLEDNVVRVLQHGEVAAEVPASALADDTPINHHELLAEPPAAIQEHWRWNEAHLPPASAAGIALAEGTLSWGDVLLRLLDDPTIASKRWVYRQYDHQVQANTVVPPGGADASVVRLRPQQGDGSLAASRRGVAAVVDCPNRWVALDPERGGMAAVAEAARNLSCVGAEPLAVTDNLNFPSPDTDTGYWQLALACRGLSTACTALSTPVTGGNVSLYNETRLPDGTMQPIHPTPVVGMVGLVHDLDHVTGQAWREAGDAIWLLGVPLEAGADHADGRVSLAGSSYLQVIHGSVTGRPPAIDLDLECGVQAFLRRAIAAGLVRSAHDLSDGGLAVAAAEACLAAGLGAHLEIPAGSARPDRLLFAEGGARILVSVAPEQTIAWQEALDRAEADTPGAVPARCLGVVSADPELSISQAGTPLLQLPLSVMRERYEQAIPSRMGVDLPPSC from the coding sequence GTGGTCTCCTCCTTCTCTTCCCCGTTCCCGGTGGCTGAGGCCCTGAAGAAGGAGGGGCTCTCCCAGGCCGACTACGACGAGATCTGCCGCCGCCTCGGCCGGGCACCCAACCGGGCCGAGCTGGGCATGTTCGGGGTGATGTGGTCGGAGCACTGCTGCTACCGCAACTCCCGGCCCTTGCTCTCCCAGTTCCCCACCAGCGGGCCGCGCATTCTGGTGGGCCCGGGCGAGAACGCCGGGGTGGTGGATCTGGGCGAGGGCCAGCGGCTGGCCTTCAAGATCGAGAGCCACAACCACCCCTCTGCAGTTGAGCCGTTCCAGGGGGCCGCGACGGGTGTGGGTGGAATCCTGCGCGACATCTTCACGATGGGGGCGCGCCCGATCGCCCTGCTCAACGCTCTGCGCTTCGGCCCTCTGGAGGATCCCCGCAACGTCGGCCTGATGGAGGGCGTGGTGGCCGGCATCGCCCACTACGGCAACTGCGTCGGCGTGCCGACCGTGGGTGGGGAGGTGGCCTTCGATGCCAGCTACTCCGGCAATCCCCTCGTCAACGCCATGGCTCTTGGCCTGATGGAGACCGAGGAGATCGTCTGCGCCGGTGCCCGCGGTGTCGGCTATCCGGTGGTGTATGTCGGCAGCACCACCGGCCGTGACGGCATGGGCGGCGCCAGCTTCGCGTCCGCCGAGCTGAGCGAGGCCTCGCTCGACGACCGCCCCGCCGTGCAGGTGGGTGATCCGTTTCTGGAGAAGGGGCTGATCGAGGCCTGCCTGGAGGCCTTCCAGAGCGGTGATGTGGTGGCTGCCCAGGACATGGGCGCCGCCGGCCTCACCTGCAGCTGCTCGGAGATGGCCGCCAAGGGCGGGCTGGGCATCGAGCTCGACCTCGACAAGGTGCCTGCCCGTGAGAGCGGCATGAGTGCCTATGAGTTTCTGCTGAGCGAGTCGCAGGAACGGATGCTCTTCGTGGTCAAGCCCGGCCGCGAGCAGGATCTGATGGCCCGCTTCACCCGCTGGGGCCTGCAGGCCGCCGTGGTGGGCCGGGTGCTGGAGGACAACGTGGTGCGCGTCCTGCAGCACGGCGAGGTGGCGGCCGAGGTGCCCGCCAGCGCTCTCGCCGACGACACGCCGATCAATCATCACGAGCTCCTGGCCGAGCCTCCGGCCGCCATCCAGGAGCACTGGCGCTGGAACGAGGCCCATCTGCCGCCCGCCTCCGCCGCAGGGATCGCTCTGGCCGAGGGCACCCTGTCCTGGGGTGACGTGCTGCTGCGGCTGCTTGATGACCCCACCATCGCCTCCAAGCGCTGGGTGTATCGCCAGTACGACCATCAGGTGCAGGCCAACACCGTCGTGCCCCCGGGGGGCGCCGATGCGTCGGTGGTGCGCCTGCGGCCCCAGCAGGGCGACGGCTCCCTGGCAGCCTCGCGGCGTGGTGTGGCGGCGGTGGTGGATTGCCCCAATCGCTGGGTGGCCCTCGACCCCGAGCGCGGCGGCATGGCGGCGGTGGCCGAGGCCGCCCGCAACCTCAGCTGCGTCGGTGCGGAACCCCTCGCTGTCACCGACAACCTCAACTTCCCCTCCCCCGATACCGACACCGGCTACTGGCAGCTGGCGCTGGCCTGCCGCGGTCTGTCGACCGCCTGCACCGCCCTCTCCACCCCCGTCACCGGTGGCAACGTCTCCCTTTACAACGAGACCCGCCTGCCGGACGGCACGATGCAGCCGATTCACCCCACCCCGGTGGTGGGCATGGTGGGACTGGTGCACGACCTGGATCACGTCACCGGTCAGGCCTGGCGGGAGGCAGGCGATGCCATCTGGCTGCTGGGGGTGCCTCTGGAGGCAGGAGCCGACCATGCCGATGGGCGCGTCAGCCTCGCCGGCAGCAGCTATCTCCAGGTCATCCATGGCTCGGTGACCGGCCGGCCGCCTGCGATCGACCTCGACCTCGAGTGCGGCGTGCAGGCGTTCCTGCGTCGGGCGATCGCAGCCGGTCTGGTGCGTTCCGCCCACGACCTCAGCGACGGTGGCCTGGCGGTGGCCGCGGCCGAAGCCTGCCTGGCCGCCGGCCTGGGTGCCCATCTCGAGATTCCCGCCGGATCGGCGCGCCCGGATCGCCTGCTCTTCGCCGAGGGCGGCGCCCGCATCCTGGTGAGCGTGGCCCCTGAGCAGACGATCGCCTGGCAGGAGGCCCTTGACCGGGCCGAGGCGGACACCCCCGGAGCGGTGCCGGCCCGCTGTCTCGGCGTCGTCAGCGCCGACCCGGAGCTTTCGATCAGCCAGGCGGGCACGCCGCTGTTGCAGCTGCCCCTTTCGGTGATGCGGGAGCGCTACGAGCAGGCCATTCCCAGCCGGATGGGCGTGGACCTGCCGCCCAGCTGCTGA
- a CDS encoding RNA methyltransferase, producing the protein MPLPEQLLLSDLLSRRVRCDQGVEHGAGQLGWMHPPVHRLLGWASRPSALSSRRCVWRLDQLRGLTDTEVLVQGEPAETDVATVERLPTLLGAVLLSGSGEPLGQLADAAVELGSGRIRHYLVARSDPRLPGGSRWRLSPDRIVDQRPGEVATALHGLADLPLAHASLRETLLRRSRRWRDQWDGEASRLLEQWQQASGRFEERLEGWLEEPPWDEQRRARPDAPLDEEVWPEDSWSSPGGREPAPPSRAEPEPESGPWEPWLDEDAEEPDEELEAGSVARPGRRIGRESTREVASRQREVWIEDSPEPSRTRRWDDSDPDSPGFRRGRPGATDAESDDPWV; encoded by the coding sequence GTGCCGCTTCCCGAGCAGCTGCTGCTGAGCGATCTCCTCTCCCGACGGGTGCGCTGCGATCAGGGCGTGGAGCATGGGGCAGGTCAGCTGGGCTGGATGCATCCGCCGGTGCACCGTCTGCTCGGCTGGGCCAGCCGACCCTCCGCCCTCTCCTCGCGGCGCTGCGTCTGGCGCCTCGATCAGCTGCGCGGCCTGACGGACACGGAGGTGCTGGTCCAGGGCGAACCCGCTGAAACCGATGTCGCCACGGTGGAGCGGCTCCCCACCCTTCTGGGAGCCGTTCTCCTGTCCGGCAGCGGCGAGCCCCTCGGTCAACTGGCCGATGCCGCCGTGGAGCTCGGCAGCGGTCGCATCCGTCACTATCTGGTCGCCCGCAGCGATCCCCGTCTGCCGGGGGGCAGCCGCTGGCGGCTCAGTCCCGATCGCATCGTCGATCAGCGGCCTGGTGAGGTGGCCACGGCCCTGCATGGCCTTGCCGATCTGCCTCTGGCTCACGCCAGTCTGCGCGAGACGCTGCTGCGCCGTTCGCGGCGCTGGCGCGATCAGTGGGACGGGGAGGCGTCCCGTCTGCTGGAGCAGTGGCAGCAGGCCAGCGGCCGGTTCGAGGAGCGCCTGGAGGGATGGCTGGAGGAGCCCCCCTGGGATGAGCAGCGCCGCGCCCGCCCTGATGCCCCCCTGGATGAGGAGGTCTGGCCTGAGGACTCCTGGTCTTCTCCGGGTGGGCGTGAGCCGGCGCCCCCATCGCGGGCGGAACCGGAGCCGGAGTCCGGTCCCTGGGAACCCTGGCTCGATGAGGATGCCGAGGAACCAGACGAGGAACTCGAAGCGGGCTCGGTGGCGCGCCCCGGGAGACGAATCGGTCGCGAGTCCACACGGGAGGTCGCGAGCCGACAGCGGGAGGTGTGGATCGAGGACTCCCCGGAGCCGTCCCGAACGCGCCGGTGGGACGATTCCGACCCGGACTCCCCCGGTTTCCGGCGCGGTCGTCCCGGGGCGACCGACGCGGAGAGCGACGACCCCTGGGTCTGA
- the dnaN gene encoding DNA polymerase III subunit beta — MKLVCSQAELSASLQLVSRAVNARPTHPVLANVLLTADAATGRLSLTGFDLSLGIQTSLQASVEESGAITLPARLFADIVSRLSADSPVTLHAEENGEQVELTSLSGSYQIRGLPAEDFPDLPLVQTGTPIRLDADALVKGLRGTLFASSGDEAKQLLTGVHLKLDASGLECAATDGHRLAVLRLPHLQGAVAQAGDDAAIEPEPLLGAEDGDAFAVTVPARSLRELERLLAARPSGEPLSLFCERGQVVMLRADQVLTSRSLEGTYPNYAQLIPESFQRRIVIDRRAFIAALERVAVLADPHNNVVKISAEPDQDRVVIRADAQDLGRGSESLAATLSGEAIEIAFNVRYLLEGLKAMGADQVVLQCNAPTTPAVLVPVDDDDAFTYLVMPVQIRA, encoded by the coding sequence ATGAAGCTGGTCTGCTCCCAGGCCGAACTCAGTGCCAGCCTCCAACTGGTGAGCCGGGCCGTGAACGCCCGCCCGACCCACCCGGTTCTGGCCAATGTGCTGCTGACCGCCGATGCGGCGACGGGTCGGCTGAGCCTCACCGGCTTTGATCTCAGCCTCGGGATCCAGACCAGCCTTCAGGCGTCGGTTGAAGAGAGCGGTGCCATCACCCTCCCTGCCCGGCTGTTCGCCGACATCGTCAGCCGCCTGTCCGCGGACAGCCCGGTGACCCTCCACGCCGAGGAGAACGGCGAACAGGTTGAGCTCACCTCCCTGTCGGGGTCGTATCAGATCCGAGGTCTTCCCGCCGAGGATTTCCCGGACCTGCCCCTGGTGCAGACCGGCACGCCGATCCGCCTCGATGCCGACGCTCTCGTCAAGGGGCTGCGCGGCACCCTGTTTGCCAGCAGCGGCGATGAAGCCAAGCAGCTGCTCACCGGCGTGCATCTCAAGCTCGATGCGTCGGGACTGGAGTGCGCCGCCACCGATGGACATCGCCTCGCCGTGCTCCGGCTTCCCCATCTCCAGGGTGCCGTGGCCCAGGCCGGTGATGACGCCGCCATCGAGCCAGAGCCTCTGCTCGGTGCTGAGGATGGTGATGCCTTCGCCGTCACCGTTCCCGCCCGTTCGCTCCGGGAGCTGGAGCGCCTCCTCGCCGCCCGTCCCAGTGGCGAGCCCCTCAGCCTCTTCTGCGAGAGGGGGCAGGTGGTGATGCTGCGCGCCGATCAGGTGCTCACCAGCCGCAGCCTCGAGGGGACCTATCCCAACTACGCCCAGCTGATCCCGGAGAGCTTCCAGCGCCGCATCGTGATCGATCGCCGCGCCTTCATCGCCGCCCTGGAGCGGGTGGCGGTGCTGGCTGATCCGCACAACAACGTCGTCAAGATCAGCGCTGAGCCCGACCAGGACCGCGTCGTGATCCGTGCCGACGCCCAGGATCTGGGGCGAGGTTCCGAATCGCTGGCCGCGACCCTCAGTGGCGAGGCGATCGAGATCGCCTTCAACGTGCGCTACCTGCTCGAAGGCCTCAAGGCGATGGGCGCCGATCAGGTGGTGCTGCAGTGCAATGCCCCCACCACGCCGGCGGTGCTGGTGCCCGTCGATGATGACGATGCCTTCACCTATCTGGTGATGCCGGTGCAGATCCGCGCCTGA